From Spirosoma aerolatum, one genomic window encodes:
- a CDS encoding PadR family transcriptional regulator, which yields MNIENAQVQMRKGILEFCILHIISRGEVYASDMLDELTSARIMVVEGTLYPLLTRLKNAGLLDYKWVESTSGPPRKYYILTELGRSSLDALNETWQELAESVNAIVGKAEQHKKPANGASPVLPSDPTTPSANA from the coding sequence ATGAATATTGAAAACGCTCAAGTGCAAATGCGGAAGGGCATCCTGGAGTTCTGCATCTTGCACATCATATCGCGGGGCGAAGTGTATGCCTCCGATATGCTTGACGAGCTGACCTCCGCCCGAATCATGGTTGTGGAAGGTACCTTGTACCCACTACTAACCCGATTGAAAAATGCCGGTCTGCTCGATTACAAATGGGTAGAGTCGACGTCTGGGCCTCCTCGTAAGTATTATATTCTGACTGAACTGGGTCGCTCTTCGCTGGATGCTCTTAACGAAACCTGGCAGGAGCTTGCCGAGTCGGTTAATGCCATTGTCGGTAAAGCGGAGCAGCACAAGAAACCGGCTAATGGGGCGTCGCCTGTTCTGCCATCCGATCCAACCACTCCATCTGCCAACGCTTAA
- a CDS encoding pyridoxamine 5'-phosphate oxidase family protein: MDSINQEQPEANHQDLKGTQAGKKIKELVDQNKTCYFCTKITSGQPLTTRPMSVQKVDEAGSFWFLSADDSHKNAEIQLDPRVHLLFQGSAHSDFLSIYGEATISKDKQLINELWEPLLKTWFTEGEDDPRITVIKVDTREGYYWDNKHGNAVAFVKMAAGAIMGKTLDDSIEGKLTV, from the coding sequence ATGGATAGTATTAATCAAGAGCAACCCGAAGCCAATCACCAGGATCTGAAAGGGACCCAAGCCGGAAAAAAAATTAAGGAATTAGTAGATCAGAACAAGACCTGTTATTTCTGTACCAAAATCACCTCAGGCCAGCCATTGACAACAAGGCCTATGTCGGTACAAAAGGTGGATGAAGCTGGCAGTTTCTGGTTCCTCAGTGCCGATGATAGTCATAAAAATGCGGAGATACAACTTGACCCTCGAGTTCACTTATTGTTTCAAGGCTCGGCCCATTCGGATTTTCTGAGTATCTATGGTGAGGCCACCATATCGAAAGATAAACAGCTGATCAACGAGCTCTGGGAGCCACTTTTAAAAACGTGGTTCACCGAAGGAGAGGACGATCCGCGTATTACGGTGATCAAAGTGGATACGCGTGAGGGCTATTATTGGGACAATAAACACGGGAACGCTGTAGCCTTTGTCAAAATGGCTGCCGGTGCGATTATGGGGAAAACCTTAGATGACTCGATTGAGGGTAAATTAACGGTCTAA
- a CDS encoding IS1/IS1595 family N-terminal zinc-binding domain-containing protein: MLLEAIACKHCGQTQHVKRYDTTRSGTQRYRCYDCGRTALVARFECSQLRIDACIGIFHALSALA, from the coding sequence ATGCTCTTAGAAGCAATCGCTTGCAAGCATTGTGGGCAGACCCAACACGTTAAACGCTATGACACCACTCGCTCAGGTACTCAACGATACCGCTGTTACGACTGTGGGCGAACCGCTCTGGTGGCCCGGTTCGAGTGCTCGCAGTTGAGGATCGACGCGTGCATAGGAATCTTTCATGCCCTCTCTGCTCTTGCATAA